The DNA region AGAGATCCAGGCACCGATGATGGATTCGAGTGGTTTTCGCCAGATAGGTGGGTTGAGCCCGATCGTGATACCCGCCGTGCTCGGATTGCTGGTCGCGTCGGCGATCGCCGTGTCGTTGGTGCGTGTGTCGGTTGCGCTGCGGGACGACGCCGAACGTGAGGCCGAGCTGGACGGCTGGGCTTTCGCGAACCTGTCCTGAGCTGCCTTCTGCCTGGCCTTCGCCGTCGGGATGCCGCGGCCGAACACCCGATGGGCCTTTGGTCCCTTGACTCGGGTCCGCGCGAGGTTCACGCTGTGTTCGATGGCGGTACTGGGGTCGCTGCGGGGGTTCCGACGCGCGGGGGTGCGTCGGAAGTTTGGGGGAATCGATGACCGTTCTGTGGTCGCGCTCGGCTGGGGTTGCGCGCGGTGGTCCGGGGGTTGTCGTTGTCGGTGGGTTTGCTGTCCCCGCCCGGGCGGATGTCCCGCCATCTGTTGATCGCGGACCGGCGGTGGGTTGACCGGTATCCGCGGAGATCTGACCGTGCACATCGAGCGAGGCTCCGGCGGTGCTTTCGTCGAGCCCGGACAACGGTCCGGGCCGACGCTGCTTCCGTATGGAGCTTCGGGTGACGGTCACTGGGCCAGCGAGCGAGGCGAGGCTTCTGGGGTGTCGCGCCTCGCTCGCTGTCAATCTGCCCCGCCCGGGCACGCACGCGGTGCCCGGGCGCCACCTGTCCCGCGCTCGCCGCGCTCCACGAGCCCCCGTGCACGCCGGGCGCCGCCGGCACCGTCCCGCGCACACCGCGCTCGTGCTATCCCCCGACTCACGCCGCCCGCCAGCCTCGCCTCTCGGTCGGCGGCGGATCCCACGCCCACGCGATCGGCGACTTCGTCTTGAGCGCGATCGGATCACCCCGCCCGGGCGGTGGATGCAGAACGAAAGCTCCGAGATCCGCGCGCGTGATCCGCCATCCGTTGTTGTGAAGCAGCATGTGGTGGAACCGACACAGCAGGATGCCGCGGTCCACGTCCGTTCGACCCTCATGCTCCTGCCAGTGATCGCAATGGTGCGCTTCGCAGTACGAGGCCGGGACGCAGCATCCGGGGAACATGCATCCGCCGTCGCGAACCGCCAGCGCGATCCGCTGCCGCGCCGAGTACAGGCGCTGTTCGCGACCGAGCTTCAGCGGATTCCCCTGCCGGTCGAAGATGATCTCCTGCGCGCCGACATCGCACAGCGCCCGGTCGATGACCGACCCGGGAACCGCGTCGCCCCGATCCTCGAAGTGCCCGGTCGCAACCATCCGACCGAAGGCATCGCGGGGTCCGATCGCGTCCTTGATCACAACCATGCGCACCCCGGGCTGCCGCGCGCCGAACACATCGCTCGCCGACGCGAGCGCTCCGGCCTTCCACAGGTCCAGCATCAGGTCGTACGCGAGCTGTTCGTCCGTCCGCGGATCCTTCATCAGAGCGTCGGCGGCTGCCGCGGCATCCGAATCCACGAACCGCGGACCACCCCGCCGCGGTCGCAGTGCGGAATCCCAGATCGCATCGACCCAGGCCCACCCTTCGTCCTCGAAGATGATGCTCGCCCGGTGCACACCGTCCTGGTCGGTCCACCTGCGGATCGACCGGTCCTCGTACCGACGCGCGAAGCGCTCCTCCGCGCCGACCGGATCCAGCGCGTCCCGCACCTGGCGAGCGCGGCGCAGCAGCTCTTCCACCGGCATCCCGTCGATTTCGGTCAGCAGTTGCTCGGCGGCGCACGACCACACCTCGCGCACCACGTCATCGGAGGCGCCGGCGGTCTCGAGCGGCGGCTCCCCCAGCCCGCGGCGAATCGCGTCGTGCTGCGCCGGTGTGATCCGTCCGCTCAGCATCGCCGCGCGCAGCGGCTGATGCCACGGCCCACCCGCCGTCAGCGAGCGAGGCGCCGTCTCGGCCGCATCGGATGCCGGCGCCACCGTCGGCTCGCCCTCCAGCAGCGCCTGGCCGACGCGCACTGCGCGTGCGGCATCCGCCTTCGTGCCACCGGTGATCGACTGGATCAACGCAACTGGAGTGCTGTGCCCGTGCACCGCCGCGACACCGGAGTGACCGAGGTCGCGGGTCGACCGTTCGGCGAGGACTCCGGCGCCGACCGCCATCAGGTTCTCCACTCCGTTGTTCAGCGCAGCGGCCGTCGCCACGAACGACAGCGCCTGCTGGCTGTCCGCGCGACGCAGCAACCCGGACAGCTCCCCGAGCTCGAAGTCCTGCCCGAACTGCGCACGAAGCGAGTCGAGGTGACCCTGAAGCTCGGATAAAAAACCCATAGTCCATGGTGACATCGGCCCCCGACATTCCGAGATAGGTCGCACCCTGTTGTGAACAACAACACCGCTCGCGATGCTGTGGAGGAATGGCCGCGCATCGACCGCGCACACGCCGCGCAACCACCGCACGACCGCGGCGTATCCCCCGCCCACGCGCCCCGCAGCCAGCGCCCACCCCCGTCCCACAGCCAGCGCCCACCACCCGCGCACCCACCCGTTCAAACAGCGCCCACCCCGGCACAGCCCCCACACACAGCCCCACCCGAAAATCGGCGATCATCCGTAACACGCGACTGGCATGCTTACGCAATGACAGACGCCCCGGCATCCCGCATCGAGTGGATGGACGTGCTTCGGGGCACCTCGATCGTGCTCGTCGTGTTCAACCACGCGATCCTGTTCGCGAGCTCCGTGCCGACCGGGTCGCCCGAGATCGCGTGGGCTCTGAATCAGGTCTTCGCGCCGATCCGAATGCCGCTGATGGTGTTCCTGTCGGGCCTGCTGGTCGCGCCGTCCCTGGCACGCGGCTGGAAGGTGTACCTCGGCGGCAAGGCCCGACGCGTGCTGTATCCCTACCTCGTCTGGTCCGCCATCGCGCTCGTGCTGCTCTACCTGTGGGGCATCCGCGATGGTCTCGTCGGGGGCGCCACCCCCGCCCCGGTGACGGCGTGGGAACCACTCCGGGTGCTGTACGACCCGCTCGAGCACCTCTGGTTCCTCTACGACCTGTTCCTCTTCTATGTGATCGCGCTGGCGATCACCCGCATCTCACCGCTGTGGATCGCCGCGGCAGCTCTGGTTGCGGCCGCCCTCGTGCCTGAGTTCAGCGTGCGGCGGTTCCTCTTTCTGCTGGTGTTCTTCCTTCTCGGCGTCTGGATGTCGCAGCATCCGGGAACGCTGAATCGGGTCTTGTCGCGGCGGTGGGTCCTCTGGGTCTGCGCGGCGGTGTCGGTCGGCACGGTGGCGGCTGTCGTCGTCGGCATCGGGTTGCGCTATACGGCGATCTCAGCGCCGTTCGCCGCCGCGGGCATCGGCTTGGCCATCCTGGCCGCGCGGCGGATCGGCAGCGCCGGTGTGCTGCGGCCGCTGCGGTTCGTCGGTCGTGACAGTCTCGTCTTCTACATCGTGCATTGGTGGCCGACCAGCCTCGGGGTCGCGATCGGCGCCGCAACGGGCAACGGGTGGGTCGCCCTGCTGGCCGGCACGGTAGTGGGACTGCTCGTCAGCACCGCAGTGGCGTGGCTGATCCGCGTCTGGCCACCGCTCAACTGGCTCTTCTCGGCACCCCAGCGTCACGTCGTGCCCACCGAGTCCCGCTCGCGGGATTCGTTCTAGCTGCCCTCACCGAGCGGCGGATGCTGCCCTCACCGAGCGGATGCTGCCCTCACCGCGCGGCGGGCACGCCCTCCCCCGGTCCAGCCGGTCGCGGAGTGGTGCGGTCCGTCCGCGACTTGCGCCGCATCGCCGGGCGTTCGACGAAGAAGTACGTGAGCGAAGCGAGCGCGACCGAGATCGCCGTCACCATCGCCAGGCTCATCGCCCAGCCCGACACAGAGGTACTGTCGTGCGGCACGTGCGCGCGAACCCACCACGCGACCGGTTCGTGCCACAGATACACGCTGTAAGAGATGAGTCCCAGGTACCGGAGAGGCAACCACTCCAGAACCCGTGCCGCGGCGTTTGCCGTGTGGTCCGCTCGGCCGGGCAGGACGACGAACACGACCGCCGCTGCACTCACGCCGACGAGGGTGGTCGCTATGGGTCCGCCGTATCGGGCACCGACGAATGCAAACACGAGCCCGAGCGCGAGCCCGCCGTATCGCATCCACGAGCGGGTGCGCACGACTCCGCGCTGTTCCAGCCAGACGACGAGGGCGGCGATGCCCATTCCGAATCCGAAGAGCTCGGCCTGGGCGAGGACGCTGCGGTCCAGGACCGCGAGCCAGGTCGATCCCCACAGGGCTTCCAGCTGTGCGGTCGGTGGCTGTCCGGCCACCAGGACCAGGACGATCACCGACGTGACCACTCCGACGATCACCATCAACCAGACGGGGGCCAGCGCCGCCTGCACCGGCTTCCATCCCCTGGCGACCAGAAAGCTGCCCAGCCCGAACAGCGCCGGCAGCAGCAGATAGAACAGCAGTTCCGCGCCGAGCGACCAGGCCGGGCCGATTCCGGTCATGATCGTGCCGGGAAAGAAGCTCTGCAGCAGCGAGAGATTGGCGACGAACGTCCACGGGTCGGTGATCATCCCGACCGGAGGCGGGTTGCCGTTGAGGGTGGCGGTTAGCGCGTTCTCGGTCAGCAGAGTCTGCAGAACGAAGTTGGCGAGCAAGAAGATCACGATGTACGCGGGCAGGATGCGCAGCATCCGGTTCCGCAGATAGCCGCCGATGGTGGGGGCGCGCCGCCCCGCGATGAGCGAGTACACGAACGGCCGGTACAGCAAAAAGCCGGACAGCACGAAGAAGACCGTGAGCCCATGCTGCGCCATCTCGGTGAGGCTGAAGACGCCACCCACTGCGCTTCGTCCGTCGGTGAGATAACGGGTGGTGTGATGTGCCACGACGAGCAGAGCTGCGATGCCGCGGATGCCTTCGATGCCGGCCAGACGCCGACCCCACGATGGCTGCGCGGCGAGGTCGAGCTCACGAGGTGTGCTGGACATGCTCGGAGCATAGTGTCAGGCGACCTGAACAGTGGCGGGTGCGCGAGCAATCCGCCGAATTACGTGACCAGCCGGCGAAGGCCTCGCCAGGGACCGATGCTGTGGCGGAACCGCCGCAGACCCGGGCGCAGCGCAGCCCGACCTATAAGAGTTGCCGGTGCCGGCGGACGCGCCGATGGTGTTGGAGACAGCGTCCGACGGCACCTACCCGACCGCTCCTCGCATCCGCCGCCTTGGAGGACAGCATCGTGCATGGTTCGGACCCGGGCATGAACGACCCTACGGGGCGCCGCGGACACGACCGGGGGCCTTGTCATCGCTGGCGGAGTTCGATACGGCACGCAACCGACGGCGCGGCGGCGGCGCCGTCGGCACGCTTGCTTGGGGGGCTGAGCGAGTTCCGACGGCACCTGACCGTCACCGGTGATCGGCGTACCGCCGTGGGGCAGCGGTGTCCTGCGCGAGTTCGGGCTGGCACTCACCCTAGGACCACAATGCGACCGCTCTCATCGGGGGTTTCTACGGGTGCGCGGTGGGGACCTACAGGGAAACGCGGCGTGCGTCCCCGGGCGATCCGATACTTTGCACGGTCGCGGCTGGTCATTTGTGTTCGGCGCACACGATTATGCTCGCCGATATCCGCTCTGAGGCGGTGTTCGAGTTCGCGATTGCTGGGAGAGCCAATGAACAGCCGACGCCGCCGAGGATCGCGCGACATCACGCCGAGATGGTGGCAGCGCGAGGTGGGCGGCATGCCCGTGTGGGGATTAGTCGTGACCCTCGCCGTGCTGGTGATCATCGCGGTGTTCAGCCTGATCAACGTGCCGCGCTGACGCCTAACGAGCCCGCAAGTCCTCAGTGGAAAAGGCTGCGCTTTACGCCAGCAGACGTTACGAGTCCGATGGTGTGTAAAGCCGTTTGTGAAATCAGAGCGACACCCAGCCGCCAAATGATTTAGACCACGGTGGCGCGGCCCGCGCCCACGCCGAAGATCCCAATCGTCAGGAGAGCGCATACTTGAGCCCCCGCAGAAGCCTCAACGAGGAAACGCAAATGGGCCAGCTCGGCGGCGGTGCCGGCGCATAAACGCTGCTTGATAAACGCGTCGGGCGAAACAGGCGACTGCGCTCGTATCTAAGCACGGTTGTGTACACAAGGCTGGTGGGTGGTTACAAGTCCGACACATGCTCGTGCGAGGATGCTCGGCATGGCCGCTACCACCAGCACCGAAGACACTGTTCCGAGCGCGCGACATCTGAACCCGCGCGTTCGGGCTGGCCTGGACGTTGCTCGCGCGGCTGCCGCTGTATACGTAGTACTGCATCACACGACGGCGGGTCCGCTCGCCGTCCTGTTCTCGTTTGGGCAGGAAGCGGTTCTGGTGTTCTTCCTGCTGTCCGGATTTGTCATCTTCGCGAACGAGCACGAACGCGTAATGCGGCCGGGTGGATATTATCTGCGACGCTTACGGCGCATCTATCCGCCGATGCTTTTCGCCATGCTCGTATCGACTGCGCTATGGGCAACAGGATTGATTGAGGCGGAGTTCACATGGCAAAGCCTCGTCGGGACCTTGGTATCCGTTCAAGACATCGCCTTCTTGAAGCCCGGTGTGATCAGTGACCCGTACCTTGGGAACGACCCTCTGTGGTCTCTGTCGTACGAGGTGTTCTTCTACCTCATATTTCCTCTAGTAATGATCCTTTGGCGGCGCTCACGGAGCGCGACCCGACTTCTCGTCCCCGTCGTAGCTGTGGTCGCGTATGGGACATTCCTAGTCTGGCCGAATCACTTGTCGCTCGTCCTGGCGTACTTCGTTGTGTGGTGGGTCGGCGGCATGGCAGCACATCTTTACCTAGATGGACGACTCACGATCAA from Microbacterium sp. zg-B185 includes:
- a CDS encoding acyltransferase, whose protein sequence is MTDAPASRIEWMDVLRGTSIVLVVFNHAILFASSVPTGSPEIAWALNQVFAPIRMPLMVFLSGLLVAPSLARGWKVYLGGKARRVLYPYLVWSAIALVLLYLWGIRDGLVGGATPAPVTAWEPLRVLYDPLEHLWFLYDLFLFYVIALAITRISPLWIAAAALVAAALVPEFSVRRFLFLLVFFLLGVWMSQHPGTLNRVLSRRWVLWVCAAVSVGTVAAVVVGIGLRYTAISAPFAAAGIGLAILAARRIGSAGVLRPLRFVGRDSLVFYIVHWWPTSLGVAIGAATGNGWVALLAGTVVGLLVSTAVAWLIRVWPPLNWLFSAPQRHVVPTESRSRDSF
- a CDS encoding acyltransferase, giving the protein MSSTPRELDLAAQPSWGRRLAGIEGIRGIAALLVVAHHTTRYLTDGRSAVGGVFSLTEMAQHGLTVFFVLSGFLLYRPFVYSLIAGRRAPTIGGYLRNRMLRILPAYIVIFLLANFVLQTLLTENALTATLNGNPPPVGMITDPWTFVANLSLLQSFFPGTIMTGIGPAWSLGAELLFYLLLPALFGLGSFLVARGWKPVQAALAPVWLMVIVGVVTSVIVLVLVAGQPPTAQLEALWGSTWLAVLDRSVLAQAELFGFGMGIAALVVWLEQRGVVRTRSWMRYGGLALGLVFAFVGARYGGPIATTLVGVSAAAVVFVVLPGRADHTANAAARVLEWLPLRYLGLISYSVYLWHEPVAWWVRAHVPHDSTSVSGWAMSLAMVTAISVALASLTYFFVERPAMRRKSRTDRTTPRPAGPGEGVPAAR
- a CDS encoding acyltransferase; the encoded protein is MAATTSTEDTVPSARHLNPRVRAGLDVARAAAAVYVVLHHTTAGPLAVLFSFGQEAVLVFFLLSGFVIFANEHERVMRPGGYYLRRLRRIYPPMLFAMLVSTALWATGLIEAEFTWQSLVGTLVSVQDIAFLKPGVISDPYLGNDPLWSLSYEVFFYLIFPLVMILWRRSRSATRLLVPVVAVVAYGTFLVWPNHLSLVLAYFVVWWVGGMAAHLYLDGRLTIKDAAPELVGIGSLVVTTGVGVVAYGFAGLGYFPFLILRHCVVVFALFLLLLTPVRHGLAALSYRVARPAAAIAGVSYGLYVVHFPLMVQTGAMATWWYVPALVITVGVAWIADKWVPSLMPRAPRD
- a CDS encoding HNH endonuclease signature motif containing protein, encoding MGFLSELQGHLDSLRAQFGQDFELGELSGLLRRADSQQALSFVATAAALNNGVENLMAVGAGVLAERSTRDLGHSGVAAVHGHSTPVALIQSITGGTKADAARAVRVGQALLEGEPTVAPASDAAETAPRSLTAGGPWHQPLRAAMLSGRITPAQHDAIRRGLGEPPLETAGASDDVVREVWSCAAEQLLTEIDGMPVEELLRRARQVRDALDPVGAEERFARRYEDRSIRRWTDQDGVHRASIIFEDEGWAWVDAIWDSALRPRRGGPRFVDSDAAAAADALMKDPRTDEQLAYDLMLDLWKAGALASASDVFGARQPGVRMVVIKDAIGPRDAFGRMVATGHFEDRGDAVPGSVIDRALCDVGAQEIIFDRQGNPLKLGREQRLYSARQRIALAVRDGGCMFPGCCVPASYCEAHHCDHWQEHEGRTDVDRGILLCRFHHMLLHNNGWRITRADLGAFVLHPPPGRGDPIALKTKSPIAWAWDPPPTERRGWRAA